One genomic region from Verrucomicrobiota bacterium encodes:
- a CDS encoding DeoR/GlpR transcriptional regulator — protein sequence MLDLSERQEKIRTLLTTQGRLSVTRLVEQMDVAAMTIRRDLIALEKAGLLTRTHGGCVLHSPFVAELSFPVKQRLRQEHKTAIAGEAIRRLKRDETVYLDTGTTALQVARTLPPDLALQVFTNNLRIAMELFGRTGITITVYGGVMAHKNPDLAGEMALAQIQQYRLDVAIVGGDALDIGRGEFYGADARTALLSRAAQKQANRVIVVMDSSKFGKRGLAVAGRLGPGVTMITDNEVNRKDRAILRRTGAEMVFAATPSANSK from the coding sequence ATGTTGGACTTAAGTGAACGACAGGAAAAGATTCGAACCCTCCTGACCACCCAGGGGAGGTTGAGCGTCACGCGCCTGGTCGAGCAAATGGACGTCGCCGCCATGACCATCCGCCGCGATCTCATCGCGCTGGAAAAGGCGGGGTTGCTGACCCGCACGCACGGCGGCTGTGTATTGCACTCGCCATTTGTTGCCGAGCTTTCGTTCCCGGTAAAGCAACGTCTCCGCCAGGAGCACAAAACTGCCATCGCAGGCGAGGCCATCCGGCGCCTCAAGCGCGACGAGACGGTCTATCTGGACACGGGCACGACTGCATTACAGGTTGCCCGCACGCTCCCGCCGGACCTCGCCTTGCAGGTGTTCACGAACAACCTGCGAATCGCAATGGAGCTTTTCGGCCGTACCGGTATAACGATCACGGTTTACGGTGGCGTCATGGCCCACAAGAACCCCGACCTCGCGGGCGAGATGGCGCTCGCTCAAATACAACAGTATCGCCTCGACGTCGCGATCGTCGGAGGCGATGCGCTCGACATCGGCCGAGGTGAGTTTTACGGCGCGGACGCGCGCACGGCCTTGTTGTCACGCGCCGCCCAGAAGCAGGCCAACCGTGTGATCGTCGTCATGGACAGTTCCAAGTTCGGCAAACGCGGCCTCGCCGTAGCCGGCCGGCTTGGCCCGGGCGTAACGATGATCACAGATAATGAAGTGAACCGCAAAGACCGGGCGATCCTCAGACGAACGGGCGCAGAGATGGTGTTTGCAGCCACACCTTCAGCAAATTCAAAATGA